One window of Acetonema longum DSM 6540 genomic DNA carries:
- a CDS encoding hemerythrin domain-containing protein — translation MDTSNVLRQHQEVLSLTSKISSYQNQQQIKEKAFEISLLLGQLAGKIKTHLAAEDKFVYPRLMNHPDSQVRMTCEKFAREMGDLAKAFNAYQARYSGAGKIEADPAKFLTDTGNIISALMTRIEKENTSLYPLLA, via the coding sequence ATGGATACCAGCAATGTATTGCGTCAGCATCAGGAGGTTTTATCGTTGACGAGTAAAATTAGTTCTTATCAAAATCAACAGCAAATCAAAGAGAAGGCCTTTGAAATCTCTCTGCTGCTGGGACAGCTGGCCGGCAAAATTAAAACCCATTTGGCGGCTGAGGACAAGTTCGTTTATCCCAGGCTCATGAACCATCCTGACAGTCAGGTACGGATGACTTGTGAAAAATTCGCCCGTGAAATGGGAGATCTGGCGAAGGCGTTTAATGCGTATCAAGCCAGGTATTCCGGCGCCGGTAAAATTGAAGCCGATCCTGCCAAATTCTTAACCGATACAGGAAATATTATATCAGCGCTGATGACAAGAATTGAGAAAGAAAATACC